CTGGCGCAGGTCGCCCGAGATGACCGAACGGGCGGTGGTGCGGGTCTGGCCGATGAGGCAGTCCGTCTCGATGACATAGTCCTCGCCGTCGCGGCGGATGTCGAAGCGCTGGCAGGTGCGCCCCATCTGGCCGAAGCCATATTCCACCATCTGCCGCTCGGTGGCCGCATCCGTGCAGGTCTGCAGGGTGAATTCCTGCCCGCCGGGGCCGCCGCCGGTCATCATGCGGATCTCCCAGTAGCCGGGACGCCGTTGCGGCAGCTCCACAGGCTGCGAGACCGCCGGCGACGCAGCGAGCAGGGCAAGGGCGGCAAGGCGCAGGGGAGCGGCGAGGAGCAGCATGATGGTCCTCTATAGGCGGGAATCGCCGCGCCGTGCGTGACGGATCGGCCACGGTCGGCGGCGATCACGCGCCGCGCGCCTGTGGCTCTGGTCCGGTCGCGTGCGGATGGCGCGGTGGCGCGCCGCTGCTAGGCTCGCTGC
The window above is part of the Phreatobacter oligotrophus genome. Proteins encoded here:
- a CDS encoding DUF3617 domain-containing protein; its protein translation is MLLLAAPLRLAALALLAASPAVSQPVELPQRRPGYWEIRMMTGGGPGGQEFTLQTCTDAATERQMVEYGFGQMGRTCQRFDIRRDGEDYVIETDCLIGQTRTTARSVISGDLRQAYSLRVEGTIQTIGQSEFQQTLTTQQGRFVSARCGGGLRPGDILLPGGQRLNIRDLAASNAPAEGARRP